One stretch of Croceibacterium atlanticum DNA includes these proteins:
- a CDS encoding SDR family NAD(P)-dependent oxidoreductase has protein sequence MMADRDQRFTGRPILVSGAGRGLGEGIARHLAGEGAIVGVADINRESAEHVAAAIREGGGRAYAYGGDLGRRQEFFDVAEAFAGTAGPLRAVINNASVLVYEPIECVTEETLDRMLSAGLKSVFWGVQAFLAYRDQTATGNILNYSSPVAYRGRPHTGAYTTIKAGIAGLTRVLAGELGPEDIRVNAIAPGSVPTPATEGFVSAEQYEQRARAIPLRRNGTPRDVAQAVAFLLSDEAEFINGAMLAVDGGIIAAG, from the coding sequence ATGATGGCGGACCGCGACCAGCGCTTTACCGGCCGGCCCATCCTTGTTTCAGGTGCCGGTCGCGGCCTGGGTGAAGGGATCGCCAGGCATCTGGCGGGCGAAGGCGCGATTGTCGGCGTGGCGGATATCAACCGGGAAAGCGCCGAACATGTCGCCGCCGCCATTCGGGAGGGGGGCGGCCGGGCATATGCCTATGGCGGCGATCTGGGGCGGCGGCAGGAATTCTTCGATGTGGCGGAAGCCTTCGCCGGGACGGCAGGGCCGTTGCGTGCGGTGATCAACAACGCATCCGTCCTTGTCTATGAACCGATCGAATGCGTGACCGAGGAAACGCTGGACCGCATGTTGTCCGCCGGGCTGAAATCGGTGTTCTGGGGGGTGCAGGCCTTCCTTGCCTATCGTGATCAGACGGCCACAGGCAACATCCTGAACTACTCCTCCCCCGTCGCCTATCGCGGGCGGCCGCATACGGGCGCCTATACCACGATCAAGGCGGGCATTGCCGGGCTGACCAGGGTGCTGGCGGGTGAACTCGGCCCCGAAGATATAAGGGTCAACGCCATCGCGCCGGGCAGCGTGCCGACGCCGGCCACCGAAGGCTTCGTTTCAGCGGAACAATATGAACAGCGCGCCAGGGCCATACCGCTGCGCCGCAACGGCACGCCGCGCGACGTGGCGCAGGCAGTGGCGTTCCTGCTCAGCGACGAGGCGGAATTCATCAACGGGGCGATGCTGGCCGTGGATGGCGGCATAATAGCGGCAGGATGA
- a CDS encoding nuclear transport factor 2 family protein — protein MTVTASNENEQLVLDFFDVLSSGDLEKLRSFYHDHSVWEPKVKDIAGAGRHVGMDIIDEFLAPVRGMFEPGDPKVHVQNMFSAGPFVCVESYSTGKTMDGKVYHNDYCWVFEVSNGRIDAMREYMDSLYTARLFGMA, from the coding sequence ATGACTGTGACCGCCAGCAATGAGAACGAACAGCTCGTGCTCGATTTCTTCGATGTGCTGTCTTCCGGCGATCTGGAGAAGCTGCGCAGTTTCTATCACGATCATTCGGTGTGGGAACCGAAGGTGAAGGACATTGCCGGTGCCGGCAGGCATGTGGGCATGGACATAATCGACGAATTCCTGGCCCCGGTGCGCGGCATGTTCGAACCGGGCGATCCCAAGGTCCATGTGCAGAACATGTTTTCCGCCGGGCCTTTCGTCTGCGTGGAAAGCTATTCCACGGGCAAGACGATGGACGGGAAGGTCTATCACAACGATTATTGCTGGGTGTTCGAAGTATCGAACGGCCGGATCGACGCGATGCGCGAATATATGGACAGCCTCTATACGGCCAGGCTGTTCGGGATGGCATGA
- a CDS encoding carboxymuconolactone decarboxylase family protein, with protein sequence MDDDLYEKGMKIRREVLGDAYVDRALAKSGPFNDPLQELVTTYCWGWNWGRDGLPRRDRSLINLAMIAVLNRSHELKAHIRGALNNGLTREEIGEVLLQVGIYGGIPAAVDSFRLADEAFAEIDAEAE encoded by the coding sequence ATGGACGATGACCTCTACGAAAAGGGCATGAAAATCCGCCGCGAAGTGCTCGGCGATGCCTATGTGGACCGGGCGCTGGCGAAATCCGGCCCGTTCAACGATCCGCTGCAGGAACTCGTCACCACATATTGCTGGGGCTGGAACTGGGGCCGCGATGGCCTGCCCCGCCGGGATCGCAGCCTGATCAATCTGGCCATGATCGCCGTGCTCAATCGCAGCCACGAATTGAAAGCGCATATTCGCGGTGCGCTGAACAATGGGCTGACGCGCGAGGAAATCGGCGAAGTCCTGCTGCAGGTCGGGATCTATGGCGGAATCCCCGCCGCCGTCGACAGTTTCCGCCTCGCCGACGAGGCCTTTGCCGAAATCGATGCGGAGGCAGAATGA
- a CDS encoding SDR family NAD(P)-dependent oxidoreductase has protein sequence MMRHSGSSIIVTGAAGAIGFAACEILAREGAQLLMVDIDREKLDQCAGRLADAGHTAIACHADCADEGDVARYVKDAIAAFGKVDGFFNNAGVEGALAPTHEYDIAEFDRVIRVNLRGMFLGLRFVLPHMVAAGKGAVVNTASIGSERGLAGACAYNAAKHGAVGLTRTAASEVAQKGVRVNCVMPGVIETPLLVGMLEQMFDNVEAGMEKLGQTATLNRVGQPREVGDVVSFLLSEEASYVNGAKWEIDGGALATIRNDI, from the coding sequence ATGATGCGCCATTCGGGAAGTTCGATCATTGTCACCGGCGCGGCAGGCGCGATCGGCTTTGCCGCCTGCGAGATATTGGCGCGGGAAGGCGCGCAATTGCTGATGGTGGATATCGACCGCGAAAAGCTGGACCAATGCGCGGGACGCCTCGCCGATGCAGGCCATACGGCCATCGCCTGCCATGCCGATTGCGCGGATGAGGGCGATGTCGCGCGTTATGTGAAGGATGCGATTGCCGCCTTCGGCAAGGTGGACGGTTTCTTCAATAATGCAGGCGTCGAAGGCGCGCTGGCGCCGACGCATGAATATGACATCGCCGAATTCGACCGGGTCATTCGCGTCAATCTGCGCGGCATGTTCCTGGGCCTGCGTTTCGTGCTGCCGCATATGGTGGCCGCCGGGAAAGGGGCCGTGGTCAACACCGCCTCTATCGGATCGGAACGCGGCCTGGCGGGGGCCTGCGCCTATAATGCGGCCAAGCATGGCGCCGTGGGCCTGACGCGCACGGCCGCCAGCGAAGTGGCGCAGAAGGGGGTGCGCGTGAACTGCGTGATGCCCGGTGTCATCGAAACGCCCTTGCTGGTCGGGATGCTGGAACAGATGTTCGACAATGTCGAAGCGGGCATGGAAAAGCTGGGCCAGACCGCAACGCTCAACCGCGTAGGGCAGCCGCGCGAAGTGGGGGACGTGGTCAGCTTCCTGCTGTCCGAAGAAGCCAGCTATGTGAATGGCGCCAAGTGGGAGATTGACGGCGGCGCCCTGGCGACGATCCGCAACGATATCTGA
- a CDS encoding DksA/TraR family C4-type zinc finger protein, with translation MAGGWTRDGAVQDQIDDTVKDAVQNARARMPAGKGATHCDECGEPIPEKRRQALPGARTCVQCQSGRDAGTRQAGFNRRGSKDSQLR, from the coding sequence ATGGCCGGCGGATGGACGCGCGACGGCGCGGTACAGGACCAGATTGACGATACGGTGAAGGACGCCGTGCAGAATGCGCGCGCCCGTATGCCAGCCGGCAAGGGCGCCACCCATTGCGATGAATGCGGGGAGCCGATCCCTGAAAAGCGGCGCCAGGCCCTGCCCGGCGCACGCACTTGCGTGCAGTGCCAGTCAGGCCGGGATGCCGGCACAAGGCAGGCAGGCTTCAACCGCCGCGGCAGCAAGGACAGCCAGCTGCGCTGA
- a CDS encoding CmcJ/NvfI family oxidoreductase, which yields MTGDQDYLRRDVRTAMKYVVRGEKATFHPGDRAKSYWPGEEHGVTVHDMRPIAGSLSFDRNGFLLLDEPTDVRDFGDPGQLARYCSQMEGMVQRLTGAAKVVSFGPMIRTNAGGAHGHNQPAHGAHVDYGARTVADFARDLLPAEEAGRRLAGRHMLINVWRPIVMVESAPFAVCDASTVQREDLFDSEVVGGLGDFNRRSLWGFNLAYSPGHRWYWAPHMQPWEALAFKLFDSDADAVQFTAHSAFEDPDTPPDAAPRQSVELRTIAFLD from the coding sequence ATGACCGGGGATCAGGACTATCTGCGCCGCGATGTGCGGACCGCGATGAAATATGTCGTGCGGGGCGAGAAGGCGACCTTCCACCCCGGTGACCGGGCGAAGAGCTATTGGCCCGGTGAAGAGCATGGCGTGACAGTGCATGACATGCGCCCGATCGCAGGCAGCCTGTCCTTCGATCGCAACGGGTTCCTGCTGCTGGACGAGCCCACCGATGTCCGGGATTTCGGGGATCCGGGCCAGCTGGCGCGCTATTGCAGCCAAATGGAGGGGATGGTCCAGCGCCTGACGGGGGCGGCAAAGGTTGTCAGCTTCGGCCCCATGATCCGCACGAATGCCGGTGGTGCGCATGGCCACAACCAGCCGGCGCATGGCGCGCATGTCGATTACGGGGCGCGCACGGTGGCCGATTTCGCCCGCGACCTGTTGCCTGCCGAGGAGGCCGGGCGGCGATTGGCCGGGCGGCACATGCTGATCAATGTCTGGCGGCCCATCGTCATGGTCGAAAGTGCGCCCTTTGCTGTTTGCGATGCCAGCACGGTGCAGCGGGAGGATCTGTTCGACAGCGAAGTGGTCGGCGGGCTGGGCGATTTCAATCGCCGCTCCCTATGGGGCTTCAACCTTGCCTATTCCCCCGGCCATCGCTGGTATTGGGCGCCCCATATGCAGCCATGGGAAGCGCTGGCCTTCAAGCTGTTCGACAGCGATGCCGATGCCGTGCAGTTCACCGCGCACAGCGCCTTCGAGGATCCCGATACGCCGCCCGACGCCGCGCCGAGGCAGAGCGTGGAACTGCGAACCATCGCCTTTCTGGACTGA
- a CDS encoding phytoene desaturase family protein, whose product MSDADIIAIGSGHNGLVAAAYLAVAGRKVLVLERNDWFGGGVVTRELTRPGFRHDQHSMSHIFIQGNPLLLDDELGLRRKYGLRYVFPETPMMSVWEDGTTLPLHRDPVKSAEAIRRFSARDAEAFLAMSRQAAEWLPMIRAGLYTPPMPVGAQSAMMDQSGEGREIMRTMAISTFDLMEELFEHDRVKAHFGRVAGENLVSPDEKATGIGAYVFLGFLEKYGFGVPVGGSGSLTDALIRCIEDHGGAVRAGAEVREVINDGSRASGVVLDNGERLSASEAIIGAIHPHILPDLVPSLPGSVARNARRTHVTDAACFTVHAALDEPLKFKAKNADGTDLSAVMYELMPAEYEDMRRAFDELRYGNFSPTPLVGLGQLTQHDPGRAPEGKAIFHAWDYVPYARKDGRSWDETKGKFARKIIGRMGDFIDNLPEAILDYHCDSPVDMERTSPSFHRGDLHGISTTTYQSGAHRPTPELGQYRVPGVDRLYLVGPFQHPGGGVFGAGRATAMVMAEDLGFEFDQARVQ is encoded by the coding sequence ATGAGCGACGCCGACATCATCGCCATCGGTTCGGGCCATAACGGCCTCGTCGCCGCAGCCTATCTGGCCGTGGCGGGCCGGAAAGTGCTGGTGCTGGAGCGGAACGACTGGTTCGGCGGGGGTGTCGTCACGCGTGAACTGACGCGGCCCGGCTTCCGGCATGATCAGCATTCGATGAGCCATATCTTCATCCAGGGCAATCCGCTGCTGCTGGACGACGAACTGGGGCTGCGGCGCAAATATGGCCTGCGATATGTCTTCCCCGAAACCCCGATGATGAGCGTGTGGGAAGATGGCACCACGCTGCCGCTACACCGCGATCCGGTAAAATCGGCGGAGGCGATCCGCCGTTTCTCAGCCCGGGATGCGGAGGCATTCCTCGCCATGTCGCGCCAGGCGGCGGAATGGCTGCCGATGATCCGGGCCGGGCTCTATACCCCGCCCATGCCGGTCGGCGCGCAATCGGCGATGATGGACCAGAGCGGCGAGGGCCGCGAGATCATGCGGACCATGGCAATTTCCACCTTCGACCTGATGGAGGAATTGTTCGAGCATGACCGGGTGAAGGCGCATTTCGGCCGCGTGGCGGGTGAAAACCTCGTCTCCCCGGATGAAAAGGCGACCGGCATCGGCGCCTATGTCTTTCTCGGCTTTCTGGAGAAATACGGTTTCGGCGTGCCCGTGGGCGGATCAGGCAGCCTGACCGATGCGCTGATCCGCTGCATAGAGGACCACGGTGGCGCGGTGCGGGCGGGCGCAGAAGTGCGCGAAGTGATAAATGACGGCAGCCGGGCGAGCGGCGTGGTGCTGGACAATGGGGAACGACTTTCCGCCTCCGAAGCCATTATCGGGGCGATCCACCCCCATATCCTGCCCGATCTGGTGCCGTCCCTGCCCGGCAGTGTCGCCCGCAATGCGCGGCGTACCCATGTGACCGATGCGGCCTGTTTCACCGTCCATGCCGCGCTGGACGAACCGCTGAAATTCAAGGCGAAAAATGCCGATGGCACGGATCTGTCGGCGGTGATGTATGAACTGATGCCCGCCGAATACGAGGATATGCGCCGCGCCTTTGACGAACTGCGCTATGGCAATTTTTCACCCACGCCGCTGGTTGGCCTTGGCCAGTTGACCCAGCACGATCCGGGGCGTGCGCCGGAAGGAAAGGCGATCTTCCACGCCTGGGATTATGTTCCCTATGCCCGCAAGGACGGGCGCAGCTGGGATGAAACGAAGGGCAAGTTCGCCCGCAAGATCATCGGCCGGATGGGTGATTTCATCGATAATCTGCCCGAGGCGATCCTCGATTATCACTGCGACAGCCCCGTGGATATGGAGCGGACTTCGCCCAGCTTCCATCGCGGGGATCTGCACGGCATTTCCACCACCACTTATCAGTCCGGCGCGCACCGGCCGACGCCGGAACTCGGCCAGTATCGCGTGCCGGGGGTGGACCGGCTCTATCTGGTCGGCCCGTTCCAGCATCCCGGCGGCGGCGTGTTCGGCGCGGGGCGCGCCACGGCCATGGTGATGGCCGAAGATTTGGGCTTTGAATTCGATCAGGCGAGGGTGCAGTGA
- a CDS encoding serine hydrolase domain-containing protein, protein MAQAELDETLAARGGEFPLRGRYDERFRPVVDAFIENFREEEELGAAASIVLDGKCVVDLWGGWARADRTEEWRENSLVCMMSVAKGVTAICFNKLIERGLVDPDEKVATYWPEFAQNGKQDITVRMVLDHTAGIPVLTDDVMQPGGFFDYPAYIRALEAQHPLWKPGTRAAYHVHNQGFLLGEIMRRVTGMTVGPYLRANVAGPLRAEYWIGGMTPDEEARVAEVLPNTGARLFAAKDQAVPDKPDTPEGWQDGAVLRSFAFLQNPDEPWHDTMNSHGWRQVEIASGSGHGNARGVARIYGATVGRVSGISLLSADQLEAMIAEQHNQMELLQDRPYHQGMGVLLNTPEAVYMGPNPRSFGHHGLGGSLGFGDPDAKLGFSYCCNQMHAVGTNGPRARRLIDAAYEVMG, encoded by the coding sequence ATGGCGCAGGCCGAACTGGATGAAACACTTGCCGCGCGTGGTGGCGAATTCCCATTGCGGGGGCGCTATGACGAGCGGTTCCGCCCCGTCGTCGATGCCTTTATCGAGAATTTTCGTGAGGAAGAGGAACTGGGCGCGGCCGCAAGCATCGTGCTGGACGGCAAATGCGTGGTCGATCTGTGGGGCGGCTGGGCGCGGGCCGACCGGACGGAGGAATGGCGCGAAAACAGCCTGGTCTGCATGATGAGCGTGGCCAAGGGCGTGACCGCGATCTGCTTCAACAAGCTGATCGAGCGGGGCCTGGTCGATCCGGATGAAAAGGTGGCGACTTACTGGCCGGAATTCGCGCAGAACGGCAAGCAGGACATTACCGTTCGCATGGTGCTGGATCACACGGCGGGCATCCCCGTTTTGACCGATGATGTGATGCAGCCCGGCGGGTTCTTCGATTATCCGGCCTATATCCGCGCACTGGAAGCGCAGCACCCGCTGTGGAAGCCGGGCACGCGTGCGGCATATCACGTCCACAACCAGGGTTTCCTGCTGGGGGAGATCATGCGCCGGGTCACGGGCATGACGGTGGGCCCTTATCTGCGGGCCAATGTCGCCGGGCCGTTGCGCGCCGAATACTGGATCGGCGGCATGACGCCGGACGAAGAGGCGCGTGTGGCGGAAGTGCTGCCCAATACCGGCGCCCGCCTTTTCGCCGCCAAGGACCAGGCCGTGCCGGACAAGCCGGATACGCCGGAAGGCTGGCAGGACGGGGCCGTGCTGCGCAGTTTCGCCTTTCTGCAGAACCCGGACGAACCCTGGCATGACACGATGAATTCGCATGGATGGCGGCAGGTGGAGATCGCCAGCGGATCGGGCCATGGCAATGCCCGCGGCGTGGCGCGAATCTACGGCGCTACGGTTGGCCGGGTCAGCGGTATCTCCCTGCTGTCCGCCGACCAGCTCGAAGCGATGATTGCCGAACAGCACAACCAGATGGAGCTGTTGCAGGACCGGCCTTACCATCAGGGGATGGGCGTCCTGCTCAACACGCCGGAGGCGGTCTATATGGGCCCCAATCCGCGCAGTTTCGGCCATCACGGGCTTGGCGGATCGCTGGGTTTTGGCGATCCCGATGCGAAGCTCGGCTTTTCCTATTGCTGCAACCAGATGCACGCGGTGGGCACCAACGGCCCGCGCGCACGCCGCCTGATCGATGCAGCTTACGAGGTGATGGGATGA
- a CDS encoding integration host factor subunit beta, with product MIRSELLQALAADNPELRPEEIEQVVDIFFDEIAARLAEGGRVELRGFGTFTTREREARTGRNPRTGDPVDVPSKRVPYFKPGKDMRDRLNAD from the coding sequence ATGATTAGGTCCGAATTGCTACAGGCGCTGGCCGCGGACAATCCCGAGCTGCGCCCTGAGGAAATTGAGCAGGTCGTCGATATTTTCTTCGACGAAATCGCTGCGCGCCTGGCCGAAGGCGGCCGTGTTGAGCTCCGGGGTTTCGGCACTTTCACCACTCGCGAGAGAGAGGCACGCACGGGGCGCAATCCGCGCACCGGCGATCCGGTGGATGTGCCATCCAAGCGTGTGCCCTATTTCAAGCCGGGCAAGGATATGCGCGATCGGCTGAACGCCGATTGA
- a CDS encoding TonB-dependent receptor, whose product MRLRTIGVVSSLAMIAGLSSPAFAQDADETQNEEQSDEGQRINVITVTAEFREANLQDTPIAITAVNSEMLEARGQTDIAQVAAQAPNVTLKPQPQNGGAGLIAFIRGVGQTDFNYALDPGVGVYVDDVYIPTLSSSLLDLMDLDRVEVLRGPQGTLAGKNSIGGAIKLFSAKPEGDGSGSLQVTYGSYNRLDVRGMADFGVADNLFARVSGVAKSRDGYVDLVNYGRTHPDSNVPASDARGANAVVGTQGGQSYVAGRLALRWIPTDRIEVNISGDYTSDRSEPAPTVLIAAGAVADSPELFDPTSQNPGTNANGGAWLPGKDGTPVPVDCRFVPAGQYGCDTLSSSAYGGDRRYISYANFLDSMLPTSQAPYKPYAALQNQDFTGWGVHGNVTFDVNDSLQLVWISSYRKYESKFGQDQDATPVPVAQLDNKLNHRAWSQELRINGEFGDGFLEYTLGGFYFDQNGRYTARVDLNYAGIDFIHGPDTTPSTSKAVFLNTTLHPTENWSITGGLRYTKDKKTYTYYRSNPDGTVPFEDWTPAVSPAPICEFFLGAPTAGPTGIGNTPNCLLSGLYGISDTFEGDRWDWRLVTDYRFSDAFLAYASVATGFKGGGVNPRPFFGPSAGECDAPGYTAPDACNQLKSFDPETITTYEIGFKADLLDRRLRLNGAGFFNKYNDIILTLSACPSIPCLQPNNVGKADVKGFELEMQAYPVDGLSLDGGLSYIDFEYKDTGSSGISLDAVTPYTPKWTYSFGIQYDYELESNAVVSARFDGAYQSDLFTESNNSEWSRVQGYFLGNARVSFTSPDTDWRLSLEVQNLFDKYYFLSVSDVSTSLGVVTGVPGLPRTWAATVRRTF is encoded by the coding sequence ATGAGACTACGGACAATAGGAGTCGTGTCTTCACTGGCCATGATTGCCGGCCTGTCTTCGCCCGCCTTCGCGCAGGACGCAGACGAGACACAGAACGAGGAACAATCCGATGAAGGCCAGCGGATCAATGTCATCACGGTGACGGCGGAATTCCGCGAAGCCAATCTGCAGGATACCCCGATCGCGATCACCGCGGTCAATTCCGAAATGCTGGAAGCACGCGGCCAGACCGATATTGCCCAGGTGGCAGCGCAGGCGCCGAACGTGACGCTGAAGCCGCAGCCCCAGAATGGCGGCGCCGGCCTGATCGCCTTCATCCGCGGTGTCGGCCAGACAGACTTCAACTATGCGCTGGATCCCGGCGTCGGGGTCTATGTGGACGATGTCTATATCCCGACCCTTTCCAGCTCGCTGCTGGACCTGATGGATCTGGACCGGGTAGAGGTGCTGCGCGGCCCGCAGGGCACGCTGGCCGGCAAGAATTCAATCGGCGGCGCGATCAAGCTGTTCAGCGCCAAGCCCGAAGGCGATGGTTCCGGTTCACTGCAGGTAACCTACGGTTCCTATAACCGGCTGGACGTGCGCGGCATGGCCGATTTCGGAGTGGCGGATAATCTTTTCGCCCGCGTTTCCGGCGTCGCCAAGAGCCGCGACGGCTATGTCGACCTGGTCAATTACGGGCGGACGCATCCGGATTCCAACGTGCCGGCATCCGATGCGCGCGGCGCCAATGCGGTTGTCGGCACGCAGGGCGGCCAATCCTATGTCGCGGGCCGTCTGGCCCTGCGCTGGATCCCGACCGACCGGATCGAGGTGAATATCTCGGGCGATTACACCTCCGACCGTTCCGAACCCGCGCCGACCGTATTGATTGCGGCAGGCGCCGTGGCGGATTCGCCGGAACTGTTCGATCCGACATCCCAGAACCCGGGCACCAATGCCAATGGCGGGGCATGGCTGCCCGGCAAGGACGGCACCCCCGTCCCCGTGGATTGCCGTTTCGTGCCGGCCGGTCAGTATGGCTGCGATACGCTGAGTAGCTCCGCCTATGGCGGGGATCGGCGCTATATCAGCTATGCCAATTTCCTGGACAGCATGTTGCCGACCAGCCAGGCGCCCTACAAACCCTATGCCGCCCTGCAGAACCAGGATTTCACCGGCTGGGGCGTGCATGGCAATGTCACGTTCGACGTGAATGACAGCCTGCAGCTGGTCTGGATCAGTTCCTACCGCAAATATGAATCGAAATTCGGTCAGGATCAGGATGCCACCCCGGTTCCGGTGGCCCAGCTGGATAACAAGCTGAACCACCGCGCATGGAGCCAGGAACTGCGCATCAATGGCGAATTCGGGGACGGTTTCCTCGAATACACTCTGGGCGGATTCTATTTCGACCAGAATGGCCGCTACACCGCGCGGGTCGATCTGAATTATGCCGGGATCGACTTCATCCATGGTCCGGATACCACGCCCAGCACGTCCAAGGCGGTGTTCCTCAACACCACGCTGCACCCCACGGAGAACTGGAGCATTACGGGCGGCCTGCGTTATACCAAGGACAAGAAGACCTATACCTATTACCGGAGCAATCCGGATGGCACGGTCCCGTTCGAGGATTGGACGCCGGCGGTTTCACCAGCGCCGATCTGCGAATTCTTCCTTGGCGCGCCCACGGCCGGGCCGACAGGCATCGGCAATACGCCGAACTGCCTGCTGAGCGGCCTCTACGGCATTTCGGACACGTTTGAAGGCGATCGCTGGGACTGGCGCCTGGTGACCGACTATCGCTTCTCCGATGCGTTCCTGGCCTATGCCTCGGTCGCGACGGGGTTCAAGGGCGGCGGCGTCAACCCGCGTCCGTTCTTCGGCCCTTCCGCCGGTGAATGCGATGCGCCGGGCTATACCGCGCCCGATGCCTGCAACCAGTTGAAGTCATTCGATCCGGAAACGATCACCACCTACGAAATCGGGTTCAAGGCCGATCTGCTGGATCGCCGCCTGCGCCTGAACGGTGCCGGTTTCTTCAACAAATATAACGACATCATCCTGACGCTGTCGGCCTGCCCGTCCATCCCCTGTCTGCAGCCGAACAATGTCGGCAAGGCGGATGTGAAGGGCTTCGAACTGGAGATGCAGGCCTATCCGGTCGATGGTCTCTCCCTCGATGGCGGGCTGAGCTATATCGATTTCGAATACAAGGACACCGGCTCCTCGGGCATCTCGCTCGACGCGGTGACGCCCTATACGCCGAAATGGACCTATAGCTTCGGCATCCAGTATGATTACGAGCTGGAGAGCAATGCCGTGGTGTCCGCCCGTTTCGACGGGGCATACCAGTCCGACCTGTTCACCGAATCGAACAATTCGGAATGGAGCCGGGTGCAGGGCTATTTCCTTGGCAATGCACGGGTCAGCTTCACATCGCCGGACACCGACTGGCGACTGTCGCTGGAAGTGCAGAACCTGTTCGACAAATATTACTTCCTGAGCGTCAGCGACGTGTCGACATCGCTCGGCGTTGTCACCGGCGTACCGGGTCTGCCGCGGACCTGGGCCGCGACAGTCAGGCGCACTTTCTAG
- a CDS encoding serine hydrolase domain-containing protein, producing the protein MSMVAVWHQRIHRLKQVIEEDIARGDYYGLVLKVGRGGEVVLEEAFGAADAEGARPLATDDVFSIFSVTKAFTNILILKAIEEGRFALTTRVSELLPEFTGAPRDRATIYHLLTHTAGMPGVWTPKPGMYLDRLDDLYQAVIEHVHGVVEPGSRCDYSPLVNHVLMGMILVRHDPQGRDYRTLLHEDLFAPLGMDSTSMGLRPDLRDRHVKPDMRGTVPIKHLSRDLPGDHALFESPHTESPHVGCASSTGDLWRFAEMLRRGGELGGVRILSPTMIRLARQVHTGDMPNELYRAAHLRAGWEVAPACMGLGFNVRGTRIVPHQLGTLTSPETFGNYGAGSTLLWVDPELDVSFAACSAGVMTQTANIMRFQKLSDLVVSAMI; encoded by the coding sequence ATGAGCATGGTAGCTGTCTGGCATCAACGGATCCACCGGCTGAAACAGGTCATCGAAGAGGATATCGCCCGCGGCGATTACTATGGACTGGTGCTGAAAGTGGGCCGCGGCGGGGAAGTGGTGCTGGAAGAGGCGTTCGGCGCCGCCGATGCGGAAGGCGCGCGCCCGCTCGCCACTGACGATGTCTTTTCCATCTTCTCCGTCACCAAGGCCTTCACCAACATATTGATCCTGAAAGCGATCGAGGAAGGCCGCTTCGCCCTGACCACCAGGGTGAGCGAGCTTCTGCCGGAATTCACCGGCGCCCCGCGCGATCGGGCGACCATTTACCACCTGCTGACCCATACGGCCGGAATGCCCGGCGTCTGGACGCCGAAGCCGGGCATGTATCTGGACCGGCTGGACGATCTTTATCAGGCCGTGATCGAGCATGTGCATGGCGTGGTGGAACCGGGCAGCCGCTGCGATTATTCGCCGCTGGTCAATCACGTGCTGATGGGCATGATCCTGGTGCGCCATGATCCGCAGGGGCGCGATTATCGGACCTTGTTGCATGAAGATCTGTTCGCGCCGCTTGGCATGGACAGCACCAGCATGGGTTTGCGCCCCGATTTGCGGGATCGGCATGTGAAACCGGATATGCGCGGGACGGTGCCCATCAAGCATCTGTCGCGTGATCTGCCCGGCGACCACGCATTGTTTGAATCGCCGCATACGGAAAGCCCGCATGTCGGTTGTGCATCCTCCACCGGCGATTTGTGGCGCTTTGCCGAAATGCTCCGCCGGGGTGGGGAGCTGGGCGGGGTGCGGATCCTGTCCCCCACCATGATCCGCCTCGCGCGGCAGGTGCATACGGGGGACATGCCCAACGAGCTTTACCGGGCCGCGCATCTGCGCGCCGGCTGGGAAGTGGCGCCGGCCTGTATGGGGCTGGGCTTCAATGTGCGCGGTACCCGGATCGTGCCCCACCAGCTCGGCACGCTGACCAGCCCGGAGACCTTCGGCAATTACGGCGCGGGCAGCACTCTGCTGTGGGTCGATCCCGAACTGGATGTGAGTTTCGCCGCCTGCAGCGCGGGCGTGATGACGCAGACCGCCAATATCATGCGGTTCCAGAAACTGTCCGACCTCGTGGTTTCGGCCATGATTTGA